The Arachis duranensis cultivar V14167 chromosome 2, aradu.V14167.gnm2.J7QH, whole genome shotgun sequence genome has a window encoding:
- the LOC107475352 gene encoding uncharacterized protein LOC107475352 has product MELRGDGKIRMMTDLKNKHRLDLLGLIETKRQVVTRLDVIRIWGQDGAGWEYIGSESTAGGLLLIWDESVFKMNNCYKVEIWLCVEGVLVKSSFNCTFFLVYGAHNRDEKVQVWEELSYMTGLCQISCCYMGDFNEIVHVEEKQGIVVLHRSTDDFKNWIKDMHLVNLPLTDRKFTWFRGHSCSRIDRALVSLEWLEEFSETQLQGGPRGLSDHCPILVEDKKLRGGPRPFRSLDSWFTHEGFLRMVKEEWRGLREIQFTDKLKALMTPI; this is encoded by the coding sequence ATGGAGTTACGGGGTGATGGAAAGATTAGAATGATGACGGATCTAAAGAATAAACACAGATTAGATCTGTTGGGTTTGATTGAGACTAAAAGACAAGTAGTGACGAGGCTTGACGTTATAAGAATATGGGGGCAAGATGGTGCGGGATGGGAATACATAGGCTCTGAGAGTACAGCAGGTGGACTCTTGTTAATATGGGATGAATCAGTGTTTAAAATGAATAACTGCTATAAGGTAGAGATATGGTTGTGTGTTGAAGGGGTCCTGGTAAAGAGTAGTTTCAATTGCACCTTTTTCTTAGTTTATGGTGCACACAACAGGGATGAGAAAGTGCAGGTGTGGGAGGAGCTGAGCTACATGACTGGGTTATGTCAGATTTCTTGTTGTTACATGGGAGATTTCAATGAAATAGTACATGTAGAGGAAAAACAAGGTATTGTTGTTTTACATCGGTCTACGGATGACTTCAAGAATTGGATAAAAGATATGCACTTAGTGAATTTGCCGCTCACTGATCGAAAGTTCACATGGTTTCGGGGGCATTCTTGCAGTCGTATAGATAGAGCTCTGGTTAGCTTAGAGTGGCTAGAAGAGTTTTCTGAGACCCAGTTACAAGGTGGACCTAGGGGCTTATCAGATCATTGTCCTATTTTAGTAGAAGACAAGAAGCTGAGGGGAGGTCCAAGGCCGTTCCGAAGCCTTGATTCCTGGTTTACACATGAAGGCTTTCTCAGAATGGTGAAGGAGGAGTGGAGAGGATTGAGGGAGATACAGTTCACGGATAAATTGAAGGCTTTGATGACTCCGATATGA
- the LOC110278254 gene encoding uncharacterized protein LOC110278254, translating into MIAILPSLRYSLLLASSSPRVASSPDLSSSPSSPRVSSLLSNVSAARRREHLFSPVFLAVANVPVWPSFLRLHLCSTAWPSLHCISSEFIKFEFYLFLVNNRDMSVAVLRTFISRCMEEHEANFPKKAKIAPKISESDASEPANEDVPHASPPEDCRDNGECEDGNGMDLDKSCNTGEGQVKSIEECNWAGESMSNADGKVQRELKPPRVLEALSASELRALRYAHEIEGIGHVVALDNDEDDSRILHYTPAGQ; encoded by the exons ATGATTGCGATCCTCCCTTCTCTAAGGTATTCTCTCCTCCTCGCGTCGTCAAGCCCGAGGGTGGCGTCAAGCCCGGACCTGTCCTCGTCGCCATCGAGCCCAAGGGTGTCGTCGTTGCTGTCGAATGTTTCTGCTGCTCGACGTCGCGAGCATCTCTTCAGCCCTGTTTTCCTCGCCGTCGCAAACGTTCCTGTTTGGCCGTCTTTTCTTCGCCTTCACCTCTGTTCCACTGCTTGGCCATCACTTCATTGCATATCATCTGAGTTTATcaagtttgaattttatctatttttg GTTAATAATAGGGATATGTCAGTTGCTGTTTTGCGAACTTTTATATCCAGATGTATGGAAGAACATGAAGCAAATTTCCCCAAGAAAGCTAAAATAGCTCCAAAAATATCTGAAAGTGATGCTTCTGAACCTGCTAATGAGGATGTCCCTCATGCATCTCCACCTGAAGATTGTAGAGATAATGGCGAATGTGAAGATGGGAATGGAATGGACCTTGATAAATCGTGCAACACAGGAGAGGGGCAAGTCAAAAGCATTGAAGAATGCAACTGGGCAGGAGAGTCAATGAGTAATGCAGATGGAAAAGTTCAGAGGGAACTGAAGCCACCGAGAGTTCTAGAG GCATTGAGTGCTTCTGAATTAAGGGCCCTAAGGTATGCTcatgaaattgaaggaattggtCATGTGGTTGCTCTGGACAATGATGAAGATGATTCAAGGATTTTGCATTATACCCCTGCTGGACAATAA